Proteins found in one Streptococcus mitis genomic segment:
- a CDS encoding MFS transporter, which produces MLIRNYRKNIGLMAGVEFLAFLGITSFWILFLSQNGMSLWQIGLLESIFHATSLLCEIPSGMLADRYSYKTNLYLSRIAGIVSSILMLAGQGNFWIYALAMAVSALSYNFDSGTSAAMVYDSAVEAGLKERYLSISSFISGVSEGTQSLGTVLAGFFVHGQLHLTYYIMIATSIIVLFLIWMLKEPSVKLEKADSVTMKQIMWTVKEELERNPMLFNWMILSQIVGTLMCMFYFYYQNQLPDLSSWQISAVMLLGSLLNILAVYLASKIGKNYAALKLFPILVLLTGVTYMLSYFGTPLIYILIYLISNALYALFQPIFDNDLQGRLPSEVRATMLSVYSMMFSLSMIVFFPLTGWLIDHLGFVVAFLYLGFFLVMISLLLPIFLGKMAKRMDDKMIP; this is translated from the coding sequence ATGTTAATAAGAAATTATCGGAAAAATATTGGCCTGATGGCCGGAGTTGAGTTTTTGGCATTTTTAGGGATTACCAGTTTTTGGATTCTCTTTCTCAGTCAAAACGGAATGTCTCTTTGGCAGATTGGACTTCTGGAAAGTATTTTTCATGCGACCAGCCTTCTCTGTGAAATTCCATCTGGAATGTTGGCTGATCGTTATTCCTATAAGACCAACCTTTATTTAAGTCGAATAGCAGGGATTGTGTCTTCTATTCTCATGTTGGCTGGGCAGGGAAATTTTTGGATTTATGCACTAGCTATGGCGGTAAGTGCCTTGTCTTATAATTTTGATTCGGGAACAAGCGCAGCAATGGTCTATGACTCGGCTGTAGAGGCTGGGCTAAAGGAGCGCTATCTATCCATTTCAAGTTTCATATCAGGAGTGTCAGAAGGAACCCAGTCTTTGGGGACAGTTTTGGCAGGATTTTTTGTCCATGGTCAATTGCACCTGACCTACTATATCATGATTGCGACTTCTATCATAGTTCTTTTTCTGATCTGGATGCTGAAAGAACCCAGTGTCAAGCTAGAAAAAGCTGATAGTGTGACCATGAAACAGATTATGTGGACTGTTAAGGAAGAGTTGGAGCGAAATCCCATGCTCTTCAACTGGATGATTTTGTCTCAGATTGTTGGGACACTCATGTGTATGTTTTATTTTTACTATCAAAATCAGTTACCAGATTTAAGTAGTTGGCAAATTTCAGCAGTTATGCTACTTGGAAGTCTCTTGAATATCCTTGCAGTCTATCTAGCGAGTAAGATTGGAAAGAACTATGCTGCCTTGAAGCTTTTCCCTATCCTCGTCCTGCTGACTGGCGTCACCTATATGCTGTCCTACTTTGGAACACCTCTAATCTATATTCTGATTTATTTGATTAGTAATGCTCTATACGCTCTTTTTCAGCCCATTTTTGACAATGATTTGCAAGGGCGCCTTCCAAGTGAAGTAAGGGCAACCATGCTGAGTGTCTATTCTATGATGTTTAGCCTAAGTATGATTGTGTTCTTTCCACTGACAGGCTGGTTGATTGACCATTTAGGCTTTGTAGTAGCATTTCTTTATCTAGGCTTCTTTTTAGTCATGATTAGCCTTCTACTGCCTATCTTTTTAGGAAAAATGGCTAAAAGAATGGATGATAAAATGATTCCATAG
- a CDS encoding NADPH-dependent FMN reductase: MSKKVLFIVGSLRQGSFNHQMALEAEKALAGKAEVSYLDYSALPLFSQDLEVPTHPAVAAAREAVLAADAIWIFSPVYNFSIPGTVKNLLDWLSRALDLSDTRGASALQDKFVTVSSVANAGHDQLFAIYKDLLPFIRTQVVGDFTAARVNDSAWADGKLVLEESVLNSLEKQAQDLVAAIQ, translated from the coding sequence ATGTCTAAAAAAGTATTATTTATCGTCGGATCACTACGTCAAGGTTCTTTCAACCACCAAATGGCTCTCGAAGCTGAGAAAGCACTTGCTGGTAAAGCAGAAGTTAGCTACCTTGATTATTCAGCCCTTCCTCTCTTCAGCCAAGATTTGGAAGTTCCAACACATCCAGCTGTAGCTGCTGCTCGTGAAGCAGTTCTCGCTGCGGATGCTATCTGGATCTTCTCTCCAGTCTACAACTTCTCTATCCCTGGAACAGTGAAAAACTTGCTTGACTGGCTATCTCGTGCCCTTGACTTGTCTGATACACGTGGCGCTTCTGCCCTTCAAGACAAGTTTGTCACCGTATCATCTGTAGCTAATGCCGGTCACGATCAACTCTTCGCTATCTATAAAGACCTCTTGCCATTTATCCGTACACAAGTCGTTGGTGACTTCACTGCTGCACGTGTCAATGACTCTGCTTGGGCAGATGGAAAATTGGTTCTCGAAGAATCAGTCCTAAATTCACTTGAAAAGCAAGCTCAAGATTTGGTCGCAGCCATTCAGTAA